The segment ATCTCGCCGCGCAAGTCCCGGTTCGTGGCCGCGATCACGCGGAACTTGCTGGTCGCCGGTTGCGTGGCACCCACGGGCGTGACTTCGTCCTGCTCCAGCACGCGCAACAGCTTCACCTGGACGCTCGCCGGAATGTCGCCCGCTTCGTCAAAGAACACTGTGCCGCCGTCGGCCAGCTCCAACAGCCCCTTGCGATCGCCGGTGGCGCCGGTGAAAGCGCCGCGCGCGTGGCCGAACAGCTCGCTTTCGACGAGCGTCGGACTCAAGGCCGCCAGGTTGACCGGCACCAACTGCGTGCCGGCGCGCAGCGAATGGCGATGAATCGCGCGGGCCACCAGCTCCTTGCCCGTGCCACTTTCGCCCGTGATCAACACCGAGGCGTCGGTCCGCGCGACCAAGGCAATCCGCTTGAAGACCTCCTGCATCGCGGGACTGCGCCCCAGCAATTCGTCTTCGACCGACGCGGGCGCGGGAGCCGCTGCCGCGTGTACCACCTCGGTCGGACGTGACAGTGCCCGGGCGACGACATTGGCCGCCTGGTCCAAATCGAACGGCTTGATCAAGTAGTCGAACGCGCCGTGCCCCAGCGCCCGAACCGCCGTCGCCAGGCTGCCGAAGGCCGTCATGATCACGATCGGCAAGTCGGGCAGCAGGCGCCGCAAGCGATCGAGCGCTTCCAGCCCGTCCATGCCGGGCAGGCGGATATCGAGCATCATCAAATGCGGCGCATCGCGGCCCACGTGCTCGAAAGCCTCTTCGGCGCTCGACGCCACGGTGACCCGATGACCGCTTTCGGTCAGCAGGCGGCGCAAGGCCCAGCAGATGCTCTCTTCGTCATCGACGATCAATATGTGGCTCATGGGAACTCACGCGAGGGAGGTTTTCTTCGTAGTCGGCTCGTGCGGCGCGGCTACCGGCGACGGTGCGACCGATGTCGAGGCCGGCGGCTCGGCGGGCGGAGGGTCGCCGGCCGGTAACGAGAGCTCGAAACAGGTCACGTTTTCGTTTCGGGTATACAATAGGTGGCCGCCGTGCCCTTCGGCCACTTGCCGAGCCACGGCCAGCCCCAGGCCTACGCCCTCGGGCTTGGTGGTCTGAAACGCTTCGCCCAGGCGCTGCGCGATCTCGGGCGGCAGGCCGGCGCCGTTGTCCAGCACGCGCAGGCGCACTTGTTCGTAATCGGCCAAGAGTTCGACGCGCACCCAGCCCTCTTTGCCGATCGCCTCCAGGGCATTGAGCATGAGGTTCATGAGCGCTTGCCGCAACTGATCGCGGTCGGCGTCGAGCGTCGCCGGCGCGCTGGGCACCGCGCACGCCAGCTCCACGCGGCGATGCTGCGCCGTCGGCATCAATAGCGCTACCAGCTCCGCCACCAGCTCGCGCGGATCGAACACCGCGCGGCGCGGCCGCTCGGGCTGGCCGGCGGCCAGGAAGCGCTTCAGATGATCTTCGATCAAGCGCAACTGCCGCAGCGCCACGTCCAGGCTCTCTTGATCGGCGGCGTGACAATTTCGCGCGTGCATCTGCACCGCCATCAGCGCTCCGGTGACGTCGTTGCGCAAATGATGCGCGAGCGCCCCGCTCAGGCGCCCCAGAATCGACAGCCGTTCAGCCCGGGCGATGGCGCGGCGCAACTCGTCGAGCTGGCGGGCCAGCTCGTTGACGCTGATCGCCACGTCGCGCACTTCGTCATTGCGCGCGGGGATCGGCAGCAGGCGAAAATCTCCTTCGGCCAGCCGGCCCACCTGCGTGCGCACCTCGACCAGTGGCAGACTGAGCTGGCGGGCAATCCAACTGGCCACGGCCGCGCACAAGGCCAGGGCCACGCCCCCTACGACCAACGGCGGAAGCGCCGCCTGGCGGCGCAGGTCGCGCAGCTCGCGCTCGGGATACAACACGTGTAGCAGGGTGGTCGTCGCGGAAACCGCGCGGCGATTGGCCCGCAGCGCGACATGAAAGAACCGGTCCTTGCCCAGCGTGATGATCGGCCCCAGGTGCAGATCCTGCCACTGGTCAATCACGTGCTCGGCGGGGGGAAAATCGTCGAACGCCAGGCCGCTATGGATGAGCCCCTCGGTGGCGATCCGCTTGCCGGTGGTGTCGGCCAGCACGAACTGCGCGCCCGACAGGCCGTGCATTTGCTCGAGCACGTGCGCCGTGACGGGAAAGGTCGACGTCAGGTACGTTCGCGCGACGCTGCGCAACTGCTCTTCGATGTGTCGCTGTGCCCGCCCCGCCGCCCAATAGGCGCTCAACAAGCTGACGCTCAGCACGGCCGCCAACATCATCCCGGCAAACGGGAGCAATATCTGATAGCGAATTGGCCAGCGCATGGCGACCGCGGTCCCCAAGGATCAGTAGTTCTCGCTCATGATAAAAGCCCGAATGGGGGAGTTCAACCTTGGGAAAGCGGCGTTGATCGGTTCGGTCGGAAGCGCGCGTCTGTGACGATGAATGCGCGGCCAAAAAAACGCCGTACCGACATGAATTCTGGTGCTCACGGAGCAACCCTACACCGATCGTCGGCGCGCGTGAAAACCAATGTAGGGTGCCCTGCGGGCACCAAGGCCGTGGCGCGGGACGTTCCGTGGGCAAGCGTCGCGGTCGTTGCCCCGTGTGCGCTTGCGCGCGCGGATTCGTTTTTGGTAATTCTGGTGCTCACAGAGCACCCTACAGCATGCTCCTCGTGCTCGCAGAGCAC is part of the Pirellulales bacterium genome and harbors:
- a CDS encoding sigma-54 dependent transcriptional regulator; this translates as MSHILIVDDEESICWALRRLLTESGHRVTVASSAEEAFEHVGRDAPHLMMLDIRLPGMDGLEALDRLRRLLPDLPIVIMTAFGSLATAVRALGHGAFDYLIKPFDLDQAANVVARALSRPTEVVHAAAAPAPASVEDELLGRSPAMQEVFKRIALVARTDASVLITGESGTGKELVARAIHRHSLRAGTQLVPVNLAALSPTLVESELFGHARGAFTGATGDRKGLLELADGGTVFFDEAGDIPASVQVKLLRVLEQDEVTPVGATQPATSKFRVIAATNRDLRGEIARGNFREDLYFRLAVFEIALPSLRERAEDIPLLAEHFLATSQPHDKNVRFSATALEELCRRSWPGNVRELRNAVEHAVIVARGGLIGPEHFPAPVTLSNPQSDAATIATLIRRWAEHQYRDAQGVEDLYDRLLELVEPPLLEVALRTHHGQRMSAARSLGLHRATLRKKLEHFGVSGD
- a CDS encoding HAMP domain-containing sensor histidine kinase, producing MRWPIRYQILLPFAGMMLAAVLSVSLLSAYWAAGRAQRHIEEQLRSVARTYLTSTFPVTAHVLEQMHGLSGAQFVLADTTGKRIATEGLIHSGLAFDDFPPAEHVIDQWQDLHLGPIITLGKDRFFHVALRANRRAVSATTTLLHVLYPERELRDLRRQAALPPLVVGGVALALCAAVASWIARQLSLPLVEVRTQVGRLAEGDFRLLPIPARNDEVRDVAISVNELARQLDELRRAIARAERLSILGRLSGALAHHLRNDVTGALMAVQMHARNCHAADQESLDVALRQLRLIEDHLKRFLAAGQPERPRRAVFDPRELVAELVALLMPTAQHRRVELACAVPSAPATLDADRDQLRQALMNLMLNALEAIGKEGWVRVELLADYEQVRLRVLDNGAGLPPEIAQRLGEAFQTTKPEGVGLGLAVARQVAEGHGGHLLYTRNENVTCFELSLPAGDPPPAEPPASTSVAPSPVAAPHEPTTKKTSLA